One stretch of Streptomyces sp. A2-16 DNA includes these proteins:
- a CDS encoding LacI family DNA-binding transcriptional regulator, translating to MTVTLADVAARAQVSPATVSRVLNGNYPVAASTRERVLRAVDELDYVLNGPASSLAAATSDLVGILVNDIADPFFGIMAGAIQSEIGGPGGRAGGERLGVVCNTGGSPERELTYLTLLQRQRAAAVVLTGGAVEDAPHKAAMSAKLRKLADAGTRIVLCGRPPAPETGAFALTFDNRGGGRELTEHLIGLGHRRLGYIAGPEERTTTRHRLEGHRAALEAHGIEEDPRWTVHGRYDRRSGYEATLELLRRDPSLTAVVAANDSVALGACAALRDSGLRIPEDVSVAGFDDLPFSIDAVPALTTVRLPLAEAGARAGRIAMGREEPPPGGIATVRGELMVRGSSGAPRG from the coding sequence ATGACGGTGACCCTGGCGGACGTGGCGGCCCGCGCCCAGGTCTCCCCCGCGACGGTGTCGCGCGTGCTGAACGGGAACTACCCCGTGGCCGCGTCCACCCGTGAGCGGGTACTGCGGGCCGTGGACGAGCTGGACTACGTGCTGAACGGGCCGGCGAGCTCGCTGGCCGCCGCCACGTCGGATCTCGTCGGGATTCTGGTGAACGACATCGCCGACCCCTTCTTCGGGATCATGGCCGGTGCGATCCAGTCCGAGATCGGCGGGCCGGGCGGGCGGGCGGGCGGCGAGCGGCTCGGGGTCGTCTGCAACACCGGGGGCTCTCCGGAGCGGGAGCTGACGTATCTGACCCTGCTCCAGCGGCAGCGGGCGGCGGCGGTGGTCCTGACGGGCGGGGCGGTGGAGGACGCGCCGCACAAGGCGGCGATGTCGGCGAAGCTGCGGAAGCTGGCGGACGCGGGGACGCGGATCGTGCTGTGCGGGCGGCCGCCGGCGCCGGAGACAGGGGCGTTCGCGCTGACCTTCGACAACCGGGGCGGGGGTCGCGAGCTGACGGAACACCTCATCGGGCTCGGGCACCGCCGCCTCGGGTACATCGCGGGTCCCGAGGAGCGGACGACCACCCGGCACCGGCTGGAGGGACACCGGGCGGCGCTGGAGGCGCACGGGATCGAGGAGGATCCCCGGTGGACGGTCCACGGGCGGTACGACCGGCGGTCCGGGTACGAGGCCACGCTGGAGCTGCTGCGGCGGGACCCGTCGCTGACGGCCGTGGTGGCGGCCAACGACTCCGTCGCGCTGGGGGCGTGCGCGGCCCTGCGGGACTCCGGGCTGCGGATCCCGGAGGACGTGTCCGTCGCCGGGTTCGACGACCTCCCGTTCAGCATCGACGCGGTGCCCGCGCTGACGACCGTGCGGTTGCCGCTGGCCGAGGCGGGGGCCCGCGCGGGCCGCATCGCGATGGGACGCGAGGAGCCGCCGCCGGGAGGGATCGCCACGGTGCGGGGCGAGTTGATGGTTCGGGGGTCCTCGGGGGCACCGCGGGGCTGA
- a CDS encoding methyltransferase, with translation MPLASAPERSLPPADLDRIEQAAEFVRRNDTASALDALLPALTAQERQALGGLLRLAHTALLVFPRTLAGLREELAERGLRAGEATPSVVVRGRLARRHGRPAGTLPVGILRTAVPDTPDGRGEIEIFALEVPDGSDLQALAAAERATGHEAHIAFEVVAPTPVVLHGLTALLLDRAGALADSGGHNPHENSTVLYFRAGEHRIELYVPGRHPELLATHLRRSADRGTPDRAGSAPAPDGPPRDRLLHLMTGAWTTQAIAVAARLRLADHLDTRPGADLALLAELTGSHADSLGRLLRYLAGLGLVAADPDGSYHLTELGGPLRTGAEDSFQPLALLYGGPFYRSFGRLAHSVRTGEEAFARVFGEHHFPYFARHPELADLFDRAMAASAPMFAPVAGLVDLSAHRVVVDVAGGNGELLGRLLRAAPHLSGVLLERPHAVEAAEKAFAEAGLADRCRFVAGDFTSAVPGGGDLYVLSRVLHDWDDSRCLAILRRCAEAMTSGAELLLVERLLPADARLSLAVAWDLHMLCNVGGRERTEEHYRQLLDEAGFDFAACHELPLQAALMRFRRR, from the coding sequence ATGCCCCTCGCGTCGGCACCGGAGCGCTCCCTCCCCCCGGCGGACCTCGACCGCATCGAGCAGGCGGCGGAGTTCGTCCGCAGGAACGACACGGCAAGCGCCCTCGACGCCCTGCTGCCGGCCCTGACCGCGCAGGAGCGGCAGGCGCTCGGCGGTCTGCTGCGGCTGGCCCACACCGCCCTGCTCGTCTTCCCCCGCACTCTCGCGGGCCTGCGCGAGGAACTCGCCGAACGGGGCCTGCGCGCGGGCGAGGCGACCCCGAGCGTGGTCGTCCGCGGCCGGCTCGCCCGGCGTCACGGCCGACCGGCCGGCACCCTGCCGGTCGGCATCCTCAGGACGGCGGTCCCGGACACCCCCGACGGACGCGGCGAGATCGAGATCTTCGCCCTGGAGGTGCCGGACGGTTCGGACCTCCAGGCCCTGGCGGCGGCCGAACGCGCGACCGGTCACGAGGCCCACATCGCGTTCGAGGTCGTGGCGCCCACGCCGGTGGTCCTGCACGGCCTGACGGCCCTGCTGCTCGACCGGGCCGGCGCCCTCGCCGACAGCGGTGGCCACAACCCGCACGAGAACTCCACCGTGCTCTACTTCCGCGCGGGCGAGCACCGCATCGAGCTCTACGTCCCCGGCCGGCACCCCGAACTCCTCGCCACCCACCTGCGCCGCTCGGCGGACCGGGGGACACCGGACCGTGCCGGGTCCGCCCCTGCCCCCGACGGCCCCCCGCGGGACCGTCTGCTGCATCTGATGACGGGGGCCTGGACCACGCAGGCGATCGCCGTGGCCGCCCGGCTCCGGCTCGCCGACCATCTGGACACCCGTCCCGGCGCCGACCTCGCCCTCCTCGCCGAACTGACCGGCAGCCACGCCGACAGCCTCGGCCGACTGCTGCGCTACCTCGCCGGGCTCGGCCTGGTGGCGGCCGACCCCGACGGCTCGTACCACCTGACGGAGCTGGGCGGACCGCTGCGCACCGGCGCCGAGGACTCCTTCCAGCCGCTCGCGCTCCTCTACGGCGGCCCGTTCTACCGCTCCTTCGGACGGCTCGCGCACTCCGTGCGGACCGGGGAGGAGGCGTTCGCGCGGGTCTTCGGCGAGCATCACTTCCCCTATTTCGCCCGTCACCCCGAACTCGCCGACCTCTTCGACCGGGCGATGGCGGCGAGCGCGCCGATGTTCGCCCCCGTGGCCGGGCTGGTGGACCTGTCCGCCCACCGGGTCGTGGTGGACGTCGCCGGCGGCAACGGCGAACTCCTCGGCCGGCTGCTGCGCGCGGCCCCGCACCTCAGCGGTGTCCTGCTGGAGCGGCCGCACGCCGTCGAGGCCGCGGAGAAGGCGTTCGCGGAGGCCGGCCTGGCCGACCGCTGCCGGTTCGTGGCCGGGGACTTCACGTCCGCGGTCCCCGGCGGCGGCGACCTGTACGTGCTGTCCCGGGTCCTCCACGACTGGGACGACAGCCGGTGCCTGGCGATCCTGCGCCGCTGCGCCGAGGCCATGACGTCCGGCGCCGAACTCCTGCTGGTGGAGCGGCTCCTGCCGGCGGACGCCCGCCTCTCCCTCGCCGTCGCCTGGGACCTGCACATGCTGTGCAACGTGGGCGGCCGCGAACGCACCGAGGAGCACTACCGCCAACTGCTGGACGAGGCAGGCTTCGACTTCGCCGCCTGCCACGAACTCCCTCTGCAGGCGGCGCTGATGAGATTCCGTCGGCGGTGA
- a CDS encoding 4-hydroxybenzoate 3-monooxygenase, producing the protein MGSKVEKRSSEGGATVLIVGAGPAGLVLGNLLLAAGVDCLIVERSSRAHVERRARAGFLAADTVRVLVDNGLGAGLLARGRAHDTCVFRTERGEFALRYGGLGRREAHTVYPQQDLVTDLVAEFLRRGGDLRFGTPVSEVGGLDGERPWLVAHGSQGPYRLTGRYLAGCDGRHGACRRQVPAAEVRSHRRRHGVSWLALLVETPPSLPAVTYAVHERGFAGHMARTPSVTRYYLQCEPGTDPGSWSEAAIWEELDLRMRAERFGPLRRGPVLERAVVDLESDVLDPMQYGRLFLAGDAAGLISPSAAKGANLAVMAAETLARAFTAAVREGDEGPLARYSATCLPRIWRAQEFSHWMIGLLHAPGGDDEESRFLRALRDSRLESLRTSPVQQHSFADNYVGV; encoded by the coding sequence GTGGGGAGCAAGGTGGAAAAACGGTCCTCCGAGGGTGGGGCGACAGTACTGATCGTCGGTGCGGGACCCGCCGGGCTGGTGCTCGGCAACCTGTTGCTGGCGGCCGGCGTCGACTGCCTGATCGTGGAGCGGAGCAGCCGCGCACACGTCGAACGGCGGGCGCGCGCGGGCTTCCTGGCGGCCGACACGGTCCGCGTGCTCGTCGACAACGGCCTCGGCGCCGGTCTGCTGGCGCGCGGCCGGGCCCACGACACCTGCGTCTTCCGCACCGAACGCGGGGAGTTCGCCCTCCGGTACGGCGGTCTCGGCCGCCGCGAGGCCCACACCGTCTACCCGCAGCAGGACCTGGTGACCGACCTGGTGGCCGAGTTCCTGCGCCGCGGCGGTGACCTGCGGTTCGGGACGCCGGTGAGCGAGGTGGGCGGGCTGGACGGCGAGCGACCGTGGCTCGTGGCCCACGGCTCGCAGGGGCCGTACCGTCTGACGGGCCGGTACCTCGCGGGCTGCGACGGACGACACGGGGCGTGCCGACGGCAGGTCCCGGCGGCCGAGGTGCGCTCGCACCGGCGGCGGCACGGCGTGTCCTGGCTCGCGCTGCTCGTCGAGACACCCCCGTCGCTGCCCGCGGTCACCTACGCGGTGCACGAGCGCGGTTTCGCCGGGCACATGGCCCGCACCCCCTCCGTCACCCGCTACTACCTCCAGTGCGAGCCGGGCACGGACCCCGGTTCCTGGAGCGAGGCGGCCATCTGGGAGGAACTCGACCTGCGGATGCGGGCGGAACGATTCGGCCCGTTGCGCAGGGGACCCGTCCTGGAGCGTGCCGTCGTCGACCTGGAGTCCGACGTGCTGGACCCGATGCAGTACGGGCGGCTGTTCCTCGCGGGTGACGCGGCCGGCCTCATCAGCCCGTCGGCCGCCAAGGGCGCCAACCTCGCCGTCATGGCGGCCGAGACCCTGGCACGGGCGTTCACCGCAGCCGTCCGGGAGGGGGACGAAGGGCCGCTGGCCCGGTACTCGGCCACCTGTCTGCCGAGGATCTGGCGGGCCCAGGAGTTCTCGCACTGGATGATCGGCCTGCTGCACGCGCCCGGCGGGGACGACGAGGAGTCGCGCTTCCTCCGCGCCCTGCGCGACTCCCGCCTGGAGAGCCTGCGGACCTCACCCGTCCAGCAGCACTCCTTCGCCGACAACTACGTGGGCGTGTAG
- a CDS encoding DUF4253 domain-containing protein — protein sequence MVFSLPDGLPAGRFEQRGPTEVWFSDELPDDIEELWPDLLRRAAVTGLHPHLCRPADPARPADPAAADAVRLEEVLAADFAEYRRRRLPYWSDPGSAEPVDDDTPEDVEAWPHDPGPPFESWPGLAPAGPGSGGPGDGGGSGGGDSGPEAAAARTVAELLRGEPFAASLALALVPARRSADVPAVLGWSHGGPLPLLGALLRSWEDRFGARVVAAYGGELHVSVARPPLVPADAERLALEHVLSTADNIVDDPPTPFPEYARDLVGRTEWRFWWD from the coding sequence ATGGTCTTTTCGCTGCCCGACGGGCTGCCCGCGGGGCGGTTCGAGCAACGGGGTCCGACGGAGGTCTGGTTCTCCGACGAACTGCCGGACGACATCGAGGAGTTGTGGCCGGATCTGCTGAGGCGGGCCGCCGTCACCGGGCTGCATCCGCACCTGTGCCGGCCAGCAGACCCCGCACGGCCCGCGGATCCGGCCGCCGCGGACGCCGTACGGCTCGAGGAGGTCCTCGCGGCCGACTTCGCGGAGTACCGGCGTCGGCGACTGCCGTACTGGTCGGACCCCGGCTCCGCGGAACCGGTGGACGACGACACCCCGGAGGACGTGGAGGCCTGGCCGCACGACCCCGGGCCGCCGTTCGAGAGCTGGCCGGGGCTCGCGCCCGCAGGTCCGGGAAGCGGTGGTCCGGGGGACGGCGGCGGTTCGGGCGGAGGCGACTCGGGCCCCGAGGCGGCCGCGGCCCGTACGGTCGCCGAACTGCTGCGCGGCGAGCCGTTCGCGGCGTCCTTGGCGCTCGCCCTGGTCCCGGCCCGCCGCTCCGCCGACGTGCCGGCGGTGCTGGGCTGGTCCCACGGCGGTCCCCTGCCGCTGCTGGGCGCCCTGCTGCGGAGCTGGGAGGACCGGTTCGGGGCCCGGGTCGTGGCCGCGTACGGCGGCGAACTGCATGTCTCCGTCGCCCGGCCGCCCCTTGTCCCGGCGGACGCGGAGCGGCTCGCGCTGGAGCATGTGCTGTCCACCGCCGACAACATCGTGGACGACCCGCCGACGCCGTTCCCGGAGTACGCGCGCGACCTCGTGGGGCGCACGGAGTGGCGGTTCTGGTGGGACTGA
- a CDS encoding dihydrofolate reductase family protein — translation MRIVVSEFISLDGVVQAPGGPQEDTDGGFAHGGWSHPYFDPEVLGPAFSEGMERAEALLYGRRTYLTMAGAWPERAGDPFADRLNSLKKYVVTDTLDDSELTWNNTERIPGSEAVERIRALRGTEGGELAMMGSPTLVRTLIAEGLVDELQLIVMPVLLGGGKSIFPEDGAKRPFELVSTVTGKTGVQVCVYRPAPEADQSQG, via the coding sequence ATGCGCATCGTGGTCAGTGAGTTCATCAGTCTGGACGGCGTCGTACAGGCACCCGGCGGCCCCCAGGAGGACACCGACGGAGGCTTCGCGCACGGTGGCTGGTCGCACCCCTACTTCGACCCGGAGGTGCTCGGCCCGGCGTTCAGCGAGGGCATGGAGCGGGCCGAGGCGCTGCTGTACGGGCGGCGGACCTATCTGACGATGGCGGGGGCCTGGCCCGAGCGGGCCGGGGATCCGTTCGCGGACCGGCTCAACTCCCTGAAGAAGTACGTCGTGACGGACACCCTCGACGACTCCGAGCTGACCTGGAACAACACCGAGCGGATCCCGGGTTCCGAGGCCGTGGAGCGGATCCGTGCGCTGCGCGGGACCGAGGGCGGCGAGCTGGCGATGATGGGCAGCCCCACTCTCGTCCGCACGCTGATCGCCGAGGGACTCGTCGACGAGCTCCAGCTCATCGTGATGCCGGTGCTGCTCGGCGGCGGCAAGTCGATCTTCCCGGAGGACGGGGCGAAGCGGCCGTTCGAGCTGGTGTCCACGGTCACCGGGAAGACCGGCGTGCAGGTGTGCGTCTACCGGCCCGCGCCCGAGGCCGATCAGTCGCAGGGGTAG
- a CDS encoding bifunctional helix-turn-helix transcriptional regulator/GNAT family N-acetyltransferase has product MTVQDIRAFNRFYTNVIGALDYSRRLYAPYTLTESRVLYELAHSPRTDAADLRTELSLDAGYLSRILNKFEQDGLIERTASARDPRRRRVTLTARGREIAALLAERADESVGALLATVPSADRPRLSEAMRTVRTLLSDGRPPRREDVLLREPGPGDLGWIVARNAALYAAEYGFNADYEGLVARIVADFAEDHDPHLERVWIAELDGRPVGCVMCVRDDAPATARLRLLLVEPEARGLGIGDRLVAAVVDFARGVGYRDLVLWTNDVLAAARRVYQRHGFVLAAEKPHRSFGKDLNGQDWRLDLTGTGR; this is encoded by the coding sequence ATGACCGTCCAGGACATCCGCGCCTTCAACCGCTTCTACACGAACGTCATCGGCGCCCTCGACTACAGCCGCCGGCTGTACGCCCCGTACACCCTCACCGAGTCCCGTGTCCTGTACGAGCTCGCGCACTCCCCGCGCACCGACGCCGCCGACCTGCGCACGGAACTCTCCCTGGACGCGGGGTACTTGAGCCGGATCCTGAACAAGTTCGAGCAGGACGGGCTGATCGAGCGCACCGCCTCGGCCCGTGATCCTCGCCGGCGCCGGGTCACGCTCACCGCGCGCGGCCGGGAGATCGCCGCGCTGCTCGCCGAGCGGGCCGACGAATCGGTGGGGGCGCTCCTGGCTACCGTCCCCTCCGCCGACCGGCCCCGGCTCTCCGAGGCGATGCGGACCGTTCGGACCCTCCTGTCCGACGGACGCCCGCCGCGCCGCGAGGACGTCCTGCTGCGCGAGCCGGGACCGGGTGACCTCGGCTGGATCGTGGCCCGCAACGCGGCCCTCTACGCCGCCGAGTACGGCTTCAACGCCGACTACGAGGGCCTGGTCGCGAGGATCGTCGCCGACTTCGCGGAGGATCACGATCCGCATCTGGAGCGGGTGTGGATCGCCGAGCTGGACGGGCGTCCGGTGGGGTGCGTGATGTGCGTCAGGGACGACGCCCCCGCGACCGCCCGGCTGCGGCTGCTCCTCGTCGAGCCGGAGGCGCGCGGGCTCGGCATCGGGGACCGCCTGGTGGCGGCCGTCGTCGACTTCGCGCGCGGTGTCGGCTACCGCGACCTGGTCCTGTGGACCAACGACGTCCTCGCCGCCGCCCGCCGCGTCTACCAGCGCCACGGTTTCGTGCTGGCCGCCGAGAAGCCCCACCGCTCCTTCGGCAAGGACCTGAACGGCCAGGACTGGCGTCTCGACCTGACCGGCACGGGCAGGTGA
- a CDS encoding sugar phosphate isomerase/epimerase family protein, translated as MKLAFSTLGVPGLPLTDVLRLATTYGYHGVELRAHPEEPVHPGIGLAERADAVAEFKAAGVEVLGLAGYARVAAPGDDEPVVEEIHRLLDLARDLGAGYVRVFPGAASDQSREDADATAARRLGTAAEYAGDLDVRILLETHDSHRTGADAIQILGPVGHRQVGALWDVMHTWLGGEQPSETYAALSPHLGYVQVKDIASAEDTTPVGLGTGVLPLAECVEVLSRHGWDGWLCWEYEKRWYEAAAPLEELLGAGREHLARLLNDSA; from the coding sequence ATGAAACTGGCGTTCTCCACCCTCGGTGTCCCCGGCCTGCCCCTCACCGACGTGCTGCGGCTCGCGACCACGTACGGCTATCACGGCGTAGAACTGCGCGCGCATCCGGAGGAGCCGGTGCATCCCGGCATCGGGCTCGCCGAACGGGCCGACGCGGTCGCCGAGTTCAAGGCGGCGGGCGTGGAGGTCCTCGGTCTCGCCGGGTACGCGCGGGTGGCCGCGCCCGGCGACGACGAACCCGTCGTGGAGGAGATCCACCGCCTCCTCGACCTCGCCCGCGATCTCGGCGCCGGCTACGTCCGCGTCTTCCCCGGCGCCGCCTCCGACCAGTCCCGCGAGGACGCCGACGCCACAGCCGCCCGGCGGCTCGGCACGGCCGCGGAGTACGCCGGCGACCTCGACGTGCGCATCCTCCTCGAGACCCATGACTCGCACCGGACCGGCGCCGACGCGATCCAGATCCTCGGTCCGGTCGGGCACCGCCAGGTCGGCGCGCTCTGGGACGTCATGCACACCTGGCTCGGCGGCGAACAGCCCTCCGAGACCTACGCGGCCCTCTCCCCGCACCTCGGATACGTCCAGGTCAAGGACATCGCCTCGGCCGAGGACACCACCCCGGTCGGCCTCGGCACCGGTGTCCTGCCACTCGCCGAGTGCGTGGAGGTCCTCTCCCGGCACGGCTGGGACGGCTGGCTGTGCTGGGAGTACGAGAAGCGCTGGTACGAGGCTGCCGCGCCGCTGGAGGAGCTGCTGGGAGCGGGCCGCGAGCATCTGGCCCGGCTCCTGAACGACTCCGCCTGA
- a CDS encoding MFS transporter, whose product MSLSRTFLDVRPLRTSPVFRRLLFGRTVSTLGTFMTMVTVMYQVWDMTHSTVWSGAVGIAQAVPMVGVSLFAGAWVDRADRRRVYLTGTVGSAVCSLLLAVQGFAGHAPVAVVLLLVAAQTSFAALGAPAAGVFVPRLLPREQVAAGLALQQVTGQAMMLVGPAVAGVVLGWWGIGVCYLLDTLSFTMSFYGAYGLPALPPEGEKSRPGVHGVLDGLRFLTGHRVVRGALLTDLAATVLSMPVSLFPLVNEERFGGDPRTLGLFLSALAVGGVAATVFSGPVTRLARPGPVMLCASAAWGGALAVFGLTTSAWAGLGILALAGAADALAVLSRTTIVQTLTPDALLGRVTAAETIVGQAGPHLGNLRGGLVAGWSSGVTALIAGGLMCVAAVGCVGASTPELRGVPAADEV is encoded by the coding sequence ATGAGCCTCAGCCGTACGTTCCTCGATGTACGGCCGCTGCGCACCTCACCCGTCTTCCGGCGGCTGCTGTTCGGGCGCACGGTGTCCACGCTCGGCACCTTCATGACCATGGTCACCGTCATGTACCAGGTCTGGGACATGACCCACAGCACGGTCTGGAGCGGCGCGGTCGGCATCGCGCAGGCGGTGCCGATGGTGGGGGTCAGCCTGTTCGCGGGCGCGTGGGTCGACCGGGCCGACCGGCGCCGGGTGTACCTCACGGGCACGGTCGGCTCGGCGGTCTGCTCCCTGCTGCTGGCCGTGCAGGGTTTCGCCGGGCACGCGCCGGTGGCCGTCGTCCTGCTGCTGGTCGCGGCGCAGACCTCCTTCGCCGCGCTCGGCGCGCCCGCCGCCGGTGTGTTCGTACCGCGGCTGCTGCCCAGGGAGCAGGTGGCCGCCGGTCTCGCGCTCCAGCAGGTCACCGGCCAGGCGATGATGCTGGTCGGCCCGGCCGTCGCCGGTGTCGTGCTCGGCTGGTGGGGCATCGGCGTCTGCTACCTCCTGGACACCCTCAGCTTCACGATGTCCTTCTACGGCGCCTACGGTCTGCCGGCGCTGCCGCCCGAGGGCGAGAAGTCCCGCCCCGGGGTGCACGGCGTCCTGGACGGGCTGCGTTTCCTGACCGGCCACCGGGTGGTGCGCGGCGCGCTGCTGACCGATCTGGCCGCCACCGTGCTGTCGATGCCGGTGAGCCTCTTCCCGCTGGTCAACGAGGAGCGCTTCGGCGGCGACCCGCGCACGCTCGGGCTGTTCCTGTCCGCGCTGGCCGTGGGCGGTGTCGCCGCGACGGTCTTCTCCGGTCCGGTCACCCGCCTGGCCCGTCCCGGCCCGGTGATGCTGTGCGCGTCGGCGGCCTGGGGCGGGGCTCTCGCGGTGTTCGGTCTGACCACCAGCGCGTGGGCGGGCCTCGGCATCCTGGCGCTGGCCGGCGCGGCGGACGCCCTCGCGGTCCTCTCCCGTACGACCATCGTCCAGACCCTCACCCCCGACGCCCTGCTCGGCCGGGTCACGGCCGCCGAGACGATCGTCGGCCAGGCGGGCCCGCACCTCGGCAATCTGCGCGGCGGCCTGGTCGCGGGCTGGAGCTCGGGGGTGACCGCACTGATCGCGGGCGGCCTCATGTGTGTGGCGGCGGTGGGCTGTGTCGGGGCGAGCACACCGGAGTTGCGGGGGGTTCCGGCCGCGGACGAGGTGTGA
- a CDS encoding cytochrome P450, translating to MPGPDGGRVLGNLTDFSADPLGFLTRCAREYGDAVRLSPENVLLASPEDAVRMLVDRGSDFVKQGPGTRRAGRRQSLPLSTMSSDGEDWKARRGRIHGAFGRELSAGAAAAMPEQAERMLASWRPGQVRDLQQDVSVVTLRLVTRLMFGTEYTDEEIADVAGLVAPIMELSTSPVVLPEWVPTRPKLRIRRHLKRVVRTLEQVASAPAAGDPRAAPVLHALLHGTPAPSRDEIRDELATLLMAGFETTNDAVVWASVLLARHPEAAERVHQEAGKALAEDLGGMALLNAMPFTDAVLRESLRLYSPVWITSRDARVDVELGDHLIPAGTTVTVSQWVNHRDPRYWREPDVFLPERWLGKETSAIPRGSYFPFGLGPRTCVGAALSTVESVLLLGAVWSAHRLRLKDPDAVHPRPALALQPMNAEFVVERW from the coding sequence ATGCCGGGACCCGACGGCGGACGGGTTCTCGGAAACCTGACGGATTTCTCGGCGGACCCGCTGGGCTTCCTCACCCGGTGCGCCAGGGAGTACGGCGACGCGGTCAGGCTCAGTCCCGAGAACGTCCTGCTGGCGTCCCCCGAGGACGCCGTCCGCATGCTCGTCGACAGAGGGTCCGACTTCGTCAAGCAGGGCCCGGGGACCCGGCGCGCGGGCCGCCGGCAGTCGCTGCCGCTGTCCACCATGAGCAGCGACGGCGAGGACTGGAAGGCCCGCAGGGGCCGCATCCACGGCGCCTTCGGCCGTGAACTGTCGGCCGGCGCCGCCGCGGCCATGCCGGAACAGGCGGAGCGGATGCTCGCGTCCTGGCGTCCCGGTCAGGTGCGTGACCTGCAGCAGGACGTCTCCGTCGTCACCTTGCGCCTGGTCACCCGGCTGATGTTCGGCACGGAGTACACGGACGAGGAGATCGCGGACGTCGCCGGACTCGTCGCCCCCATCATGGAGCTGTCCACCTCGCCGGTGGTGCTGCCGGAGTGGGTGCCGACGCGGCCCAAGCTGAGGATCCGCCGTCACCTCAAGCGGGTCGTCCGGACTCTGGAGCAGGTCGCCTCCGCCCCGGCGGCCGGCGACCCCCGGGCGGCGCCCGTCCTGCACGCGTTGCTGCACGGCACCCCGGCACCGAGTCGGGACGAGATCCGTGACGAACTGGCCACCCTGCTGATGGCCGGATTCGAAACCACGAATGACGCCGTGGTGTGGGCGAGCGTATTGCTGGCCCGGCACCCCGAGGCCGCGGAACGCGTGCACCAGGAGGCCGGAAAGGCACTCGCGGAGGACCTGGGCGGAATGGCGCTGCTGAACGCGATGCCGTTCACCGACGCGGTGCTGAGGGAATCCCTCCGGTTGTATTCGCCCGTCTGGATAACCAGCCGTGACGCCCGGGTCGACGTGGAACTCGGTGACCATCTCATTCCGGCCGGTACCACGGTCACGGTGAGCCAGTGGGTGAATCACCGCGACCCGCGGTATTGGCGGGAGCCGGACGTATTCCTTCCGGAACGCTGGCTCGGGAAAGAGACGTCCGCCATTCCGCGCGGCTCCTATTTCCCCTTCGGCCTGGGCCCGCGCACCTGTGTGGGTGCCGCCCTGTCGACCGTCGAGAGCGTGCTCCTGCTGGGCGCCGTCTGGTCCGCCCACCGGCTACGCCTGAAGGATCCCGACGCCGTCCACCCGCGACCGGCACTCGCGCTGCAGCCCATGAACGCGGAGTTCGTCGTCGAGCGCTGGTGA
- a CDS encoding GNAT family protein, which yields MSFQLEGPVLAGELVRLEPLDHAHTADLAVAAEENRGTYAFTWVPRADEVGDYVDAQLARAAAGRLAPYAQVSVATGRAVGATSFWEPRCWRSDDRLDAIEVGFTWLGASAQGTGINAEAKLLLFRHAFEVWGVSRVDLKTDARNDRSRAAIQSVGARFEGVLRNWSRSWAPGEDGRLRDSAIFSVTVEEWPECRTRLERRVAGFTAYGSADR from the coding sequence TTGAGTTTCCAGCTGGAAGGACCGGTCCTGGCAGGCGAGTTGGTGCGCCTGGAACCGCTGGACCACGCGCACACGGCGGACCTGGCCGTGGCGGCGGAGGAGAACCGCGGCACCTACGCGTTCACCTGGGTGCCGAGAGCCGACGAGGTCGGCGACTACGTCGACGCCCAGCTCGCGCGGGCGGCGGCGGGACGGCTGGCGCCGTACGCGCAGGTCTCGGTGGCCACCGGGCGGGCGGTGGGGGCCACGTCGTTCTGGGAGCCGCGCTGCTGGCGCTCGGACGACCGGCTCGACGCGATCGAGGTCGGGTTCACCTGGCTGGGAGCCTCGGCCCAGGGCACGGGCATCAACGCCGAGGCCAAGCTGCTGCTCTTCCGGCATGCCTTCGAGGTGTGGGGCGTCTCGCGGGTCGACCTGAAGACGGACGCCCGCAACGACCGCTCGCGGGCGGCGATCCAGAGCGTCGGCGCCCGCTTCGAGGGCGTCCTGCGCAACTGGTCCCGCTCCTGGGCCCCCGGCGAGGACGGACGGCTGCGGGACTCGGCGATCTTCTCCGTCACGGTGGAGGAATGGCCGGAGTGCCGGACCCGGCTGGAGCGGCGCGTGGCCGGATTTACGGCGTACGGCTCCGCCGACCGTTGA